A genomic segment from Actinoplanes sichuanensis encodes:
- a CDS encoding aldehyde dehydrogenase family protein: MNDLVNGVWEACSTPVGVDLENPATGAVTGPALGSSVERIDAASAAADELGAWPASTDERADVLDRIAAAVAGAAPEITALESRATGVPIRQTTPLGMILAGAFALAASQLRLGILTSTAVREDGREVLVERLPWGPAACLVPWNAPAPMAAHKVANALAAGCPTILKPSEYAPFGTERLAEVIDAVLRSAGAPPALFQLLHGGADVGSRIVSDPRIRAVSFTGGLGGGRAVAAACAYDIKPVQLELGGNNALIVLPDADEAVAARAAADLLTTLNGQWCRALGRLIVPASREQAIADAVLARVATLATGDPADEATDYGPLIHSGHRATVVKARDGLGGVVREAAISGPGNTLAPSLVLGADPARTTDEIFGPVAAVHGYETVDEAVALANGTRYGLEGYVFGTDEGAALAVAKRVRAGEVKVNGSSVMSLHLFTPRPAWGISGYSEEGTAETLLFFTNPRVVGVENGFALHSRS; this comes from the coding sequence ATGAACGACCTCGTCAACGGTGTGTGGGAAGCCTGCTCCACACCGGTCGGTGTGGATCTGGAGAACCCGGCCACCGGCGCGGTGACCGGCCCCGCCCTGGGCTCGTCCGTCGAACGGATCGACGCCGCGTCGGCCGCCGCCGACGAGCTGGGCGCCTGGCCCGCCTCGACCGACGAGCGCGCGGACGTCCTGGACCGGATCGCCGCCGCAGTCGCCGGGGCCGCCCCGGAGATCACCGCGCTGGAGTCCCGGGCGACCGGTGTCCCGATCCGGCAGACCACCCCGCTCGGCATGATCCTGGCCGGTGCGTTCGCCCTGGCCGCCAGCCAGCTCCGGCTCGGCATCCTGACCTCCACGGCGGTCCGTGAGGACGGTCGCGAGGTCCTGGTCGAACGCCTCCCGTGGGGCCCGGCCGCCTGCCTGGTCCCGTGGAACGCGCCCGCCCCGATGGCCGCCCACAAGGTCGCCAACGCGCTGGCCGCCGGCTGCCCGACGATCCTCAAACCCAGCGAGTACGCCCCGTTCGGCACCGAACGCCTGGCCGAGGTGATCGACGCCGTGCTGCGGTCGGCCGGCGCCCCGCCCGCGCTCTTCCAGCTGCTGCACGGTGGCGCGGACGTCGGCTCCCGGATCGTCTCCGACCCGCGGATCCGGGCGGTGTCGTTCACCGGCGGTCTCGGCGGCGGTCGGGCGGTGGCGGCCGCATGCGCCTACGACATCAAACCGGTGCAGCTGGAACTCGGCGGCAACAACGCCCTGATCGTGCTGCCGGACGCCGACGAGGCGGTCGCCGCCCGGGCCGCCGCCGACCTGCTGACCACGCTGAACGGCCAGTGGTGCCGGGCGCTGGGCCGCCTGATCGTCCCGGCCAGCCGGGAGCAGGCGATTGCCGACGCTGTCCTCGCCAGGGTCGCGACCTTGGCGACCGGCGACCCCGCCGACGAGGCCACCGATTACGGCCCGCTGATCCATTCCGGACATCGGGCGACTGTGGTGAAGGCTCGCGACGGGCTCGGTGGCGTCGTGAGAGAAGCCGCGATCAGTGGTCCCGGCAACACCCTCGCCCCCTCGCTCGTCCTCGGCGCCGACCCCGCCCGTACCACCGACGAGATCTTCGGACCGGTCGCGGCGGTACACGGCTACGAGACCGTCGACGAGGCGGTGGCGCTGGCCAACGGCACCCGCTACGGCCTGGAGGGCTACGTCTTCGGCACCGACGAGGGGGCCGCCCTGGCCGTCGCGAAACGGGTCCGGGCCGGTGAGGTCAAGGTCAACGGGTCGTCGGTGATGAGCCTGCACCTGTTCACCCCGCGCCCGGCCTGGGGCATCTCCGGCTACTCGGAGGAGGGCACCGCCGAGACGCTTCTCTTCTTCACCAACCCGCGCGTGGTTGGCGTCGAGAACGGTTTCGCGCTACACAGCCGGTCATGA
- a CDS encoding isocitrate lyase/PEP mutase family protein: MTASALRAILASDRVTHVPGVYDPVTAALAVAAGHRAVHLSGAAVSAIMLGRPDLGFVHGTQIADRASTLVPALGDIPLIADADTGYGNPLHAVWTALAYSRAGISGLHLEDQASPKRCGHLAGKEIIDIGEAAAKITALADQAPHIVVIARTDAYSVRGLDETIVRCRAYAEAGADAVFPEGVDSLDELKLVHRALPGVPLVINRSEAGGNRPVLSDADLAEVGVRLVLHPVAALLAAMRAASLAYRAIADGGTAEPVDRMPWAAFTALVGQDEALDLDARYVPGRLQT; encoded by the coding sequence ATGACTGCTTCCGCTTTGCGAGCGATCCTCGCCTCCGACCGGGTCACCCACGTGCCCGGCGTCTACGACCCGGTCACCGCGGCGCTCGCGGTGGCGGCCGGGCACCGGGCCGTGCACCTGTCCGGGGCGGCCGTCTCGGCGATCATGCTGGGCCGCCCGGACCTCGGGTTCGTGCACGGCACGCAGATCGCCGACCGGGCGTCCACACTGGTCCCGGCGCTCGGCGACATCCCGCTGATCGCCGACGCGGACACCGGCTACGGCAATCCGCTGCACGCGGTGTGGACGGCCCTCGCGTACTCCCGCGCCGGCATCTCCGGTCTGCACCTGGAGGACCAGGCCAGCCCGAAACGGTGCGGTCACCTGGCCGGCAAGGAGATCATCGACATCGGCGAGGCGGCCGCGAAGATCACCGCCCTGGCCGATCAGGCGCCGCACATCGTGGTGATCGCCCGGACCGACGCGTACTCGGTTCGCGGCCTCGACGAGACGATCGTGCGCTGCCGGGCCTATGCCGAGGCCGGGGCGGATGCCGTGTTCCCGGAGGGCGTCGACAGCCTCGACGAGTTGAAGCTGGTGCACCGGGCGCTTCCGGGCGTACCCCTGGTGATCAACCGCAGTGAGGCCGGCGGCAACCGGCCGGTGCTCTCCGACGCCGATCTCGCCGAGGTCGGTGTCCGCCTGGTCCTGCACCCGGTGGCGGCGCTGCTCGCCGCCATGCGGGCGGCGTCGCTCGCCTACCGCGCCATCGCCGACGGCGGCACCGCCGAACCCGTCGACAGGATGCCGTGGGCCGCGTTCACCGCCCTCGTCGGTCAGGACGAGGCCCTCGACCTCGACGCCCGCTACGTCCCCGGGAGATTGCAAACGTGA
- a CDS encoding FAD-dependent oxidoreductase — protein sequence MNRILVAGAGPVGLTAALALARRGFAVTVLESGDGLAAESRASTFHPPTLEMLDDLGVGAELHERGLLSPTFAYRDRAEGLIAMLDLAVLGDDTRFPYRLQCEQSKLTPILLAHLRDLPGFEIEFGFRVTGVGQKADGVIVTAADGRAETGDWLIGADGAHSATRRATGVTFDGITYPERFLVASVDEDLTAWLDDLASVNYVFDPVEWCVLLRTPDHWRVLLPTPVETPDEYEHARLDERLRGVHDPGRPWRIAHAGMYRVHQRVATSFRTGRVLLAGDAAHVNNPLGGLGMNSGIHDAVAYAAALATGDDATVWAAAGDRRRIALEYVQSVSHQNYERLRATDPDARAAHLAGLRATAADPALARQSLLRSSMIASLRPVPA from the coding sequence GTGAACCGCATCCTGGTCGCCGGCGCCGGGCCGGTCGGGCTCACCGCGGCCCTCGCCCTCGCCCGGCGCGGATTCGCCGTCACCGTCCTCGAATCCGGGGACGGGCTGGCCGCCGAATCCCGCGCCTCCACCTTCCATCCGCCGACCCTGGAGATGCTCGACGACCTCGGGGTCGGCGCCGAACTGCACGAACGCGGGCTGCTGTCGCCGACGTTCGCCTACCGGGACCGCGCCGAGGGCCTGATCGCGATGCTCGACCTGGCGGTTCTCGGCGACGACACCCGTTTCCCGTACCGGTTGCAGTGCGAGCAGTCGAAGCTCACGCCGATCCTGCTCGCGCACCTCCGCGACCTGCCCGGCTTCGAGATCGAGTTCGGTTTCCGGGTGACCGGGGTCGGCCAGAAGGCGGACGGGGTCATCGTGACCGCCGCCGACGGGCGGGCCGAGACCGGTGACTGGCTGATCGGTGCCGACGGGGCGCACTCGGCGACCCGGCGGGCCACCGGCGTCACCTTCGACGGCATCACCTATCCGGAACGGTTCCTGGTCGCGTCGGTCGACGAGGACCTCACCGCCTGGCTGGACGATCTGGCCTCGGTCAACTACGTCTTCGACCCGGTCGAATGGTGTGTGCTGCTGCGCACCCCGGACCACTGGCGGGTGCTGCTGCCGACCCCGGTGGAGACCCCCGACGAATACGAACACGCCCGCCTCGACGAACGGCTGCGCGGCGTCCACGACCCCGGCCGGCCGTGGCGGATCGCGCACGCCGGCATGTACCGGGTCCACCAGCGGGTCGCCACGTCGTTCCGGACCGGGCGGGTGCTGCTCGCCGGTGACGCCGCGCACGTCAACAACCCGCTCGGCGGCCTCGGCATGAACTCCGGCATCCACGACGCCGTCGCCTACGCCGCCGCTCTCGCCACCGGCGACGACGCCACCGTCTGGGCCGCGGCCGGGGATCGACGCCGGATCGCCCTCGAATACGTGCAGAGCGTCTCCCACCAGAACTACGAACGGCTGCGCGCCACCGACCCGGACGCCCGCGCCGCGCATCTCGCCGGTCTGCGCGCGACCGCGGCCGATCCGGCTCTCGCCCGGCAGTCGCTGCTGCGCAGCTCCATGATCGCTTCCTTGCGGCCGGTCCCGGCGTGA
- a CDS encoding aldehyde dehydrogenase family protein — MSTPIGGAGVIARENPARTTEIVGMVAETPAAAVSEVVREADAEQRTWAARGLPERLGVLSRAAAAIEAAVEDLATLLARESGKVLGDCRGEIGFAVRYLRWVVEHAPAAYTDRVVDDALGRVVEQRRPYGVVAAITPWNAPVILTMLKLAPALAAGNAVVVKPSPLAPLTVTRVIALFEAPVRVVHGGADTGAALVGHGLVGKVAFTGGAAGGRAVASLAGDRLTPSVLELGGNDPAVFLDDAPFDDDALDRLVMASFATSGQVCMAAKRLYVPAARLDSFVDAYRAAADRVLVTGDPLADGVTMGPVISAAAQRAALALRGGAALPAGARDGGAVHDLGRFEADPEIGYFVRPSLVVDPDPASPLVTAEQFAPIVPVLGYTSEEQVLAAANAGELGLGASVWSADEERAFAFARRFEAGFTFVNTHNRTGMSLRAPFGGVKRSGWGREYAHEGLAEYVQTCVIHAPAAFRPGAGPVAGGPSAYPAG, encoded by the coding sequence GTGAGCACCCCGATCGGCGGGGCGGGGGTCATCGCCCGGGAGAATCCCGCCCGTACCACCGAGATCGTCGGAATGGTGGCCGAGACGCCGGCGGCAGCGGTCTCCGAAGTCGTCCGCGAAGCGGACGCCGAGCAGCGCACCTGGGCCGCGCGCGGGCTACCGGAACGGCTCGGCGTGCTGAGCCGGGCCGCCGCGGCGATCGAGGCCGCCGTCGAGGACCTGGCGACGCTGCTGGCCCGCGAGTCCGGCAAGGTCCTCGGCGACTGCCGTGGCGAGATCGGGTTCGCGGTCCGCTACCTGCGGTGGGTGGTCGAGCACGCCCCCGCCGCCTACACCGACCGGGTCGTCGACGACGCTCTCGGCCGGGTCGTCGAGCAGCGCAGACCCTACGGGGTGGTCGCCGCGATCACCCCGTGGAACGCACCGGTCATCCTCACCATGCTGAAACTCGCCCCGGCCCTCGCCGCCGGAAACGCGGTCGTCGTCAAACCGTCGCCGCTCGCGCCGCTGACCGTCACCCGGGTGATCGCGTTGTTCGAGGCGCCGGTCCGGGTCGTGCACGGCGGCGCCGACACCGGGGCCGCACTGGTCGGGCACGGACTCGTCGGCAAGGTCGCGTTCACCGGCGGCGCGGCCGGTGGGCGGGCGGTCGCGTCGCTCGCCGGGGACCGGCTCACCCCGTCCGTGCTGGAGCTGGGCGGCAACGATCCGGCGGTCTTCCTGGACGACGCCCCGTTCGACGACGACGCCCTCGACCGGCTGGTGATGGCGAGTTTCGCGACCAGCGGCCAGGTGTGCATGGCGGCGAAACGTCTCTACGTCCCGGCGGCCCGGCTGGACTCGTTCGTCGACGCCTACCGGGCCGCCGCCGACCGGGTCCTGGTCACCGGCGACCCACTGGCCGACGGCGTGACCATGGGCCCGGTGATCTCCGCCGCCGCCCAGCGGGCCGCCCTGGCCCTGCGAGGCGGCGCGGCCCTCCCGGCGGGCGCGCGTGATGGCGGGGCCGTACACGATCTCGGCCGGTTCGAGGCGGACCCGGAGATCGGGTACTTCGTGCGTCCGTCGCTGGTCGTCGACCCCGATCCGGCGTCGCCGCTCGTCACGGCGGAGCAGTTCGCACCGATCGTGCCGGTACTCGGCTACACCAGCGAGGAGCAGGTGCTGGCCGCCGCGAACGCCGGCGAACTCGGGCTCGGCGCCTCGGTGTGGAGCGCCGACGAGGAACGGGCGTTCGCGTTCGCGAGGCGGTTCGAGGCCGGATTCACGTTCGTCAACACGCACAACCGCACCGGCATGAGCCTGCGCGCCCCGTTCGGCGGTGTGAAGCGCTCCGGCTGGGGCCGCGAATACGCCCACGAGGGCCTCGCCGAATACGTCCAGACCTGCGTGATCCACGCCCCGGCCGCGTTCCGCCCGGGCGCCGGACCGGTCGCGGGCGGCCCGTCGGCGTACCCGGCGGGCTGA
- a CDS encoding Dabb family protein, translating into MPLSNRGYLDGKDIFEEHRVLVHVVLMKFSDAADAAEAKTRLEKLVGAVPAIRSLRVHLDELHTEVSWHLHLVTTHRDAEDLRAYQQHPAHLELGVWLRPLLAARAVVDYTEN; encoded by the coding sequence GTGCCGCTTAGCAACAGGGGTTATCTCGATGGCAAAGATATTTTTGAGGAGCACAGGGTGCTTGTGCACGTCGTTCTGATGAAGTTTTCGGATGCCGCGGATGCCGCCGAGGCCAAGACGCGCCTGGAGAAGCTGGTCGGCGCCGTTCCCGCCATCCGCTCCCTCCGGGTCCACCTCGACGAGCTGCACACCGAAGTGTCCTGGCACCTGCATCTGGTGACCACCCACCGAGACGCCGAGGATCTCCGGGCATACCAGCAGCATCCGGCACATCTCGAACTCGGCGTCTGGCTCCGGCCGCTGCTGGCCGCCCGCGCGGTCGTCGACTACACCGAGAACTGA
- a CDS encoding nitrilase-related carbon-nitrogen hydrolase, which yields MPGAVRVAAAQIEAGQDVAENLAACLRVIDAAAEQRAQLVVLPEFCNHLSWYASRAQAHERATRPGDDFLTAIAERARRHGIWIKINVTHAHPDGTTGGTNLLFDPAGEIVGTCDKQTLMGAENDFLEPGATVGPVLDTPLGRLGMYACMEGVINEVARGLALRGAQVLLNSLNSFALDEADLHIPVRAAENKVWVVAANKVGPLLPRDELPAIAARLGVPPEWLHGAGESQIVAPDGTVVAKGPRTGEAVIVADIDPAQADSKLRPDGTDIFATRRPSLYGPIGAAPVGRQRPPGAPSLPVAVLRDTARIGDAVAKGARLIVLPATPGVATSDVVRALTGSEAHVVTVIDGEGVVIGADGVVGRQPRIHGGPGTEVIPVDLEWGRLAVIAGDDALYPETFRLAALLDTDVVAVPYHAQEDWELALGLPERAAENRLNLVVATPLDQPAAIFAMTPDFTLWTTWEGPFTGRISTPVRTDIPAGAAYGAGEVAPAQAANRQVSRNTDLVDGRPWRLVDALIR from the coding sequence ATGCCCGGTGCTGTACGCGTCGCCGCCGCCCAGATCGAGGCCGGCCAGGACGTCGCGGAAAATCTCGCCGCCTGCCTGCGCGTCATCGACGCCGCCGCCGAGCAGCGAGCGCAACTCGTGGTCCTGCCCGAGTTCTGCAACCACCTGTCCTGGTACGCCTCCCGCGCCCAGGCGCACGAGCGGGCCACCCGGCCGGGCGACGACTTCCTGACCGCCATCGCCGAACGGGCCCGCCGGCACGGCATCTGGATCAAGATCAACGTCACGCACGCCCACCCGGACGGGACGACGGGCGGTACCAACCTCCTGTTCGACCCGGCCGGCGAGATCGTCGGCACCTGCGACAAGCAGACCCTGATGGGCGCCGAGAACGACTTCCTGGAGCCGGGCGCCACGGTCGGACCGGTGCTGGACACGCCACTCGGCCGGCTCGGGATGTACGCCTGCATGGAGGGCGTGATCAACGAGGTGGCCCGCGGGCTCGCCCTGCGCGGCGCCCAGGTCCTGCTGAACAGTCTGAACAGCTTCGCGCTGGACGAGGCCGACCTGCACATCCCGGTGCGCGCCGCGGAGAACAAGGTGTGGGTGGTGGCGGCCAACAAGGTCGGCCCGCTGCTCCCCCGCGACGAACTGCCGGCGATCGCGGCCCGGCTCGGCGTGCCGCCGGAGTGGCTGCACGGGGCGGGCGAGTCGCAGATCGTCGCCCCCGACGGGACCGTGGTCGCCAAAGGTCCACGCACCGGTGAGGCCGTCATCGTCGCCGACATCGACCCGGCACAGGCCGACTCCAAACTGCGACCGGACGGCACGGACATCTTCGCGACCCGCCGCCCGTCGCTGTACGGCCCGATCGGCGCCGCACCGGTGGGCCGGCAGCGCCCGCCGGGTGCACCGTCCCTGCCGGTCGCCGTCCTCCGGGACACCGCCCGGATCGGCGACGCGGTGGCGAAGGGCGCCCGACTGATCGTCCTGCCCGCGACCCCGGGGGTGGCGACCTCCGACGTGGTGCGGGCGCTGACCGGGAGCGAGGCGCACGTGGTCACCGTGATCGACGGCGAGGGGGTCGTGATCGGTGCGGACGGTGTCGTCGGGCGGCAGCCGCGGATCCACGGCGGGCCGGGCACCGAGGTGATCCCGGTCGACCTGGAGTGGGGTCGCCTCGCGGTGATCGCCGGTGACGACGCGCTGTACCCGGAGACGTTCCGGCTGGCGGCGCTACTCGACACCGACGTGGTCGCGGTCCCCTACCACGCGCAGGAGGACTGGGAGCTGGCGCTCGGCCTGCCCGAACGAGCCGCCGAGAACCGCCTCAACCTGGTCGTCGCCACCCCCCTCGACCAGCCGGCCGCGATCTTCGCGATGACCCCCGACTTCACCCTGTGGACCACCTGGGAGGGCCCGTTCACCGGCCGCATCTCCACCCCGGTCCGCACCGACATCCCGGCCGGTGCGGCCTACGGCGCGGGCGAGGTCGCGCCCGCCCAGGCAGCGAACCGACAGGTCTCCCGCAACACCGATCTCGTCGACGGCCGCCCGTGGCGCCTGGTCGACGCACTGATTCGATAA
- a CDS encoding oxidoreductase gives MAETIQHVEDMVDNSPVIDVHDTFNYYRQLLADLKAKIDARFELQRDPSTLDLQTYGTYPDGPGGSLEAYAGPEIDWMVHSWIGNPGASFANLHLTAWLGPQVKVPHLGIALLVWPGGWFYLDSVPRTNMVEDADYFDKYYAGLDEEWLELRADREFEYFVSRAGFIRASLSPTAYCYSFERSQRNLEIVSQRAHAHVDRWLRWVDEAEPVPAEERAALARTDETIRRNIAERDPANVMGVRFFGEETTNKLVRALWGGDRQLPRAGAR, from the coding sequence GTGGCCGAGACGATCCAGCACGTAGAGGACATGGTCGACAACTCGCCGGTCATCGACGTGCACGACACGTTCAACTACTACCGGCAGCTGCTCGCCGACCTGAAGGCGAAGATCGACGCCCGGTTCGAGCTCCAGCGCGACCCGTCGACGTTGGACCTGCAGACCTACGGCACCTACCCGGACGGGCCGGGTGGGTCGCTGGAGGCGTACGCCGGGCCGGAGATCGACTGGATGGTCCACTCGTGGATCGGCAACCCGGGCGCCAGTTTCGCCAACCTGCACCTGACCGCCTGGCTCGGCCCTCAGGTCAAGGTGCCGCACCTGGGCATCGCGCTGCTGGTGTGGCCGGGTGGATGGTTCTACCTCGACTCGGTGCCGCGGACCAACATGGTCGAGGACGCCGACTACTTCGACAAGTACTACGCCGGCCTCGACGAGGAGTGGCTGGAGCTGCGGGCCGATCGTGAGTTCGAGTACTTCGTGAGCCGGGCCGGGTTCATCCGGGCCAGCCTGTCGCCGACGGCGTACTGCTACTCGTTCGAGCGGTCGCAGCGCAACCTGGAGATCGTGTCGCAGCGGGCGCACGCACATGTGGACCGCTGGCTGCGCTGGGTCGACGAGGCCGAGCCGGTGCCCGCCGAGGAGCGGGCCGCGCTGGCCCGGACCGACGAGACGATCCGCCGCAACATCGCCGAACGGGATCCGGCAAACGTGATGGGCGTCCGGTTCTTCGGC